From a region of the Mycobacterium sp. SMC-8 genome:
- a CDS encoding glycosyltransferase family 9 protein — MTSALVARLDSAGDVLVTGPAIRAVAASHDRVVMLAGPRGHAAAQFLPGVDEIIEWQAPWVDFDAPELTAAHADGLIKRLRDTAPDRAYIFTSFHQSPLPLALLCRMAGVPWVGAISVDYPGSLLDLRHQVPDGIPEPLRALSLTEAAGCRLPDGDDGALRVLRPATPVPALAELPGTGGYIVFHPGAAVPARRPSAHRSAAMVTALDRAGYRVVVTGGADERDLTAEVAADHALDLGGRTGFAELAAVLAGARVVVAPNTGAAHLAAAVGTPVVSLFAPVVPPSQWAPYGVPVTVLGDQNAACRGSRARTCPLSRHTCLDDITDIALLAAVHEWGGTP, encoded by the coding sequence ATGACCTCGGCCCTGGTCGCCCGCCTGGACAGCGCCGGCGACGTGCTCGTCACCGGCCCGGCGATCCGCGCCGTCGCCGCGTCACACGACCGGGTGGTGATGCTGGCCGGCCCGCGCGGGCACGCCGCCGCCCAGTTCCTGCCAGGAGTCGACGAGATCATCGAATGGCAGGCGCCCTGGGTCGATTTCGACGCCCCCGAGCTCACCGCGGCGCACGCCGACGGCCTGATCAAACGACTGCGCGACACCGCCCCGGACCGCGCCTACATCTTCACGTCGTTCCACCAGTCGCCGCTGCCGCTGGCGCTGCTGTGCCGCATGGCCGGCGTGCCGTGGGTCGGGGCGATCAGCGTCGACTACCCGGGCAGCCTGCTGGATCTGCGCCACCAGGTGCCCGACGGGATCCCAGAACCGTTGCGCGCGCTGTCGCTGACCGAAGCGGCCGGCTGCCGGCTGCCCGACGGGGACGACGGCGCGCTGCGCGTCCTGCGGCCGGCGACTCCGGTGCCCGCGCTGGCCGAGCTGCCCGGCACCGGCGGTTACATCGTGTTCCATCCCGGCGCGGCGGTCCCGGCCCGCCGGCCCAGCGCACACCGCAGCGCGGCCATGGTGACCGCCCTGGACCGGGCCGGATACCGCGTCGTGGTGACGGGCGGTGCCGACGAACGGGACCTGACCGCCGAGGTCGCCGCCGACCACGCGCTCGACCTCGGCGGCCGCACCGGCTTCGCGGAGCTCGCGGCGGTGCTGGCGGGCGCCCGGGTGGTGGTGGCGCCCAACACCGGGGCAGCACACCTGGCCGCGGCAGTCGGAACCCCGGTGGTGTCGCTGTTCGCCCCGGTGGTGCCCCCGTCCCAGTGGGCCCCGTACGGGGTCCCGGTCACCGTCCTCGGCGACCAGAACGCCGCGTGCCGTGGCTCGCGGGCTCGCACCTGCCCGTTGAGCCGACACACCTGTCTCGACGACATCACCGACATCGCACTGCTGGCCGCGGTGCACGAGTGGGGAGGTACACCATGA
- a CDS encoding SIS domain-containing protein, with product MIATHFDDLIEAVDRTRGHIRLVDTWGHRLAEVLLGGGRLLACGNGGSAAEAQHLTAELVGRFKDERQPLSAIALHADTSALTAVVNDYGGDEIFARGVRAHGRRDDVLMALSTSGTSHNVLTAVKAAHEIGMSTWALTGPAPNPLAAMCDHAISVDAPGTATVQEVHLLLVHALCMAVDERILGSVPA from the coding sequence ATGATCGCGACCCATTTCGACGATCTCATCGAGGCGGTGGATCGAACCCGCGGTCACATCCGCCTGGTCGACACCTGGGGGCACCGGCTCGCCGAGGTCCTGCTCGGCGGCGGACGGCTGCTGGCGTGCGGCAACGGCGGCAGCGCCGCCGAGGCCCAGCACCTGACCGCCGAACTGGTCGGGCGGTTCAAGGACGAGCGGCAGCCGCTGTCGGCCATCGCGCTGCACGCCGATACGTCCGCGCTGACCGCGGTGGTCAACGACTACGGCGGCGACGAGATTTTCGCCAGGGGCGTCCGCGCCCACGGCCGCCGCGACGACGTCCTGATGGCGCTGTCGACGAGCGGCACCAGTCACAACGTGCTGACGGCGGTCAAGGCCGCGCATGAGATCGGGATGAGCACCTGGGCCCTCACCGGGCCGGCGCCCAATCCGCTGGCGGCCATGTGCGACCACGCGATCAGCGTGGACGCACCGGGCACGGCCACCGTGCAGGAGGTGCATCTGCTGCTGGTCCACGCCCTGTGCATGGCGGTCGACGAGCGCATCCTCGGATCGGTGCCGGCATGA
- the rfaE2 gene encoding D-glycero-beta-D-manno-heptose 1-phosphate adenylyltransferase, protein MSAAPLVVVGDVMLDLDVEGSATRLSPEAPVPVVDVERSWQRPGGAGLAAQLAARTRDDVVLIAGIAEDAAAQQLRELLRSAGVRLIALPMRGATVTKTRVRARGQSVLRIDRGTATPVAAPLPDEAVHALSHAQAVCVADYGGGVAALPALRAALGHAARGVPVVWDPHPRGAVPTPRCRLVTPNEAEAQHFCGTEGLPEVVLRERWNADAVCVTLGVRGARVFTADGCATHIGPAAPVGTGSAGDACGAGDRFAVAATAALGAGAGPVAAVTEAVDAAARFVAAGGAGAVSAPVCSEMHPGTDDHDATDAVALAQRLRAVGRTVVATGGCFDLLHTGHVRLLRTARQFGDALIVLINSDASVRALKGPGRPVVAAADRARVLAALACVDAVAVFDEATPERLLSDIRPDIWVKGGDYTADALPEAGVVRRHGGDVVIVPTVAGYSSSALIAAARSGPTEER, encoded by the coding sequence ATGAGCGCCGCACCGCTGGTCGTCGTCGGCGACGTGATGCTCGACCTGGACGTCGAGGGGTCCGCGACGCGACTCAGCCCGGAAGCCCCCGTCCCGGTGGTCGACGTCGAACGCAGCTGGCAGCGGCCGGGAGGGGCCGGGCTGGCCGCACAGTTGGCGGCGCGCACCCGCGACGACGTCGTCCTCATCGCCGGAATCGCCGAAGACGCTGCGGCACAACAACTCCGCGAACTACTGCGGTCGGCCGGGGTGCGGCTGATCGCGCTGCCGATGCGGGGGGCCACCGTGACCAAGACCCGGGTCAGGGCGCGCGGTCAGTCGGTGCTGCGCATCGACCGCGGCACAGCCACCCCGGTTGCCGCGCCGCTGCCCGACGAGGCGGTGCACGCGCTGTCCCACGCGCAGGCGGTCTGCGTCGCCGACTACGGCGGGGGAGTCGCGGCACTGCCGGCGCTGCGTGCCGCGCTCGGCCACGCCGCGCGCGGCGTTCCGGTGGTGTGGGATCCGCACCCGCGCGGCGCCGTACCCACCCCGAGATGCCGGTTGGTCACGCCGAATGAGGCTGAGGCCCAACACTTCTGCGGTACCGAAGGACTACCCGAGGTAGTGCTGCGGGAGCGCTGGAACGCTGACGCGGTGTGCGTGACCCTGGGCGTCCGCGGCGCCCGGGTCTTCACCGCGGACGGCTGCGCCACCCACATCGGCCCCGCGGCGCCGGTCGGCACCGGATCGGCCGGCGACGCGTGCGGCGCCGGCGACCGGTTCGCCGTGGCGGCGACCGCCGCGTTGGGCGCCGGCGCCGGCCCCGTGGCCGCCGTCACCGAAGCGGTGGACGCCGCCGCCCGCTTCGTCGCCGCGGGCGGGGCGGGTGCGGTGTCGGCGCCGGTGTGCAGCGAGATGCACCCGGGTACCGACGACCATGACGCCACCGATGCGGTCGCGCTGGCGCAGCGGTTGCGCGCGGTGGGGCGCACGGTGGTAGCCACCGGTGGATGTTTCGACCTACTCCACACCGGCCATGTCCGGTTATTGCGCACCGCACGGCAATTCGGTGATGCGCTGATCGTGCTGATCAACTCCGACGCGTCGGTGCGCGCGCTGAAGGGTCCCGGCCGGCCGGTGGTGGCGGCCGCAGACAGGGCCAGGGTGCTTGCCGCGCTGGCCTGCGTCGACGCCGTGGCGGTGTTCGACGAGGCGACGCCGGAGCGGCTGCTGTCCGATATCCGGCCCGACATCTGGGTCAAGGGCGGCGATTACACGGCCGACGCCCTGCCCGAGGCCGGCGTCGTGAGACGCCACGGCGGTGACGTCGTCATCGTGCCGACGGTGGCCGGCTACTCCTCGTCCGCCCTGATCGCCGCGGCGCGGTCCGGGCCAACCGAAGAAAGGTGA
- a CDS encoding SDR family oxidoreductase, with translation MADIANPGTVLITGGASGLGAAVADAVRARGGTPLVIDKDRPADGVTHVCADLADTDAVEAAVAALAEQTGGPIDGVFTAAGIDACGTLRQVPAKEWERVVMVNLFGTAAVIRSALPYLATGRSRIVTCASTLGIKAVSDATAYCASKFGVVGFTRALAAELAGDIGVTLLVPGGMYTAFFDSRTEQYKPPPDAKLNQPSDVAAAVLFALSQPPGCEIRELVVCASTESSWP, from the coding sequence ATGGCAGACATCGCGAACCCCGGGACGGTGCTGATCACCGGCGGCGCGTCCGGACTGGGCGCGGCGGTCGCCGATGCGGTGCGGGCACGCGGCGGCACACCGCTGGTGATCGACAAGGACCGTCCGGCCGACGGCGTCACCCACGTGTGCGCGGACCTGGCCGACACCGACGCCGTGGAGGCCGCTGTCGCCGCGCTGGCCGAGCAGACCGGCGGGCCGATCGACGGGGTGTTCACCGCGGCGGGCATCGACGCCTGCGGCACCCTACGCCAGGTCCCCGCCAAGGAGTGGGAGCGGGTGGTGATGGTCAACCTGTTCGGCACCGCGGCCGTGATCAGGTCGGCGCTGCCCTACCTGGCGACTGGCCGCAGCCGCATCGTCACCTGCGCGTCGACGCTGGGGATCAAGGCGGTCAGCGACGCGACCGCCTACTGCGCGTCGAAGTTCGGGGTGGTCGGGTTCACCCGCGCGCTGGCCGCCGAACTTGCCGGTGACATCGGGGTCACCCTGCTGGTCCCGGGCGGCATGTACACCGCGTTCTTCGACAGCCGCACCGAGCAGTACAAGCCGCCACCGGACGCCAAGCTCAACCAGCCCTCGGATGTGGCCGCCGCCGTGTTGTTCGCACTCTCACAGCCCCCTGGCTGTGAGATACGCGAACTCGTGGTGTGCGCATCAACAGAATCGTCATGGCCCTAG
- a CDS encoding glycosyltransferase family 9 protein, with product MPALRGLRRRYPDTRITLAAPARYRALALHTGAVDDVVDTPELGPIRGIADRPDLAVNLHGRGPQSIAALLALRPRMLLTHRHDDFPHIAGPPWQPDQHEVDRWCQILHWGGITCRAGDLEIRRPDGYPDHSDAVVIHPGAGAPARQWPAQRFAEVAAALSEHGARVVITGSGAEAGLVREVRAASGLPGSAIWPDTSDLLALVALVSDCRLLICGDTGVGHVATATGTPSVLLFGPTPPAHWGPRGDGCHVTLWAGERGDPHAGEPDPGLLQLSAAQVLDAARDVLARHP from the coding sequence GTGCCCGCGCTGCGCGGACTGCGGCGCCGATACCCCGACACTCGGATCACGCTGGCCGCACCCGCACGGTACCGCGCGCTGGCCCTGCACACCGGCGCCGTCGACGACGTCGTCGACACCCCGGAGCTGGGCCCGATCCGCGGCATTGCGGACCGGCCGGACCTTGCGGTCAACCTGCACGGACGGGGACCGCAGTCGATCGCGGCGCTGCTGGCCCTGCGGCCACGAATGCTGCTGACCCACCGGCACGACGACTTCCCGCACATCGCCGGCCCGCCGTGGCAACCCGACCAGCACGAGGTCGACCGTTGGTGCCAGATCCTGCACTGGGGCGGAATCACCTGCCGCGCAGGAGATCTGGAGATCAGACGGCCCGACGGGTACCCCGACCACTCCGATGCGGTGGTGATCCACCCCGGCGCCGGGGCGCCGGCGCGGCAGTGGCCGGCGCAGCGGTTCGCCGAGGTCGCCGCGGCATTGTCCGAGCACGGTGCGCGGGTGGTGATCACCGGGTCGGGCGCCGAAGCCGGTCTGGTCCGGGAGGTCCGGGCGGCGTCGGGGCTGCCGGGCTCGGCGATCTGGCCCGACACCTCGGATCTGCTCGCGCTTGTCGCGCTGGTCAGCGACTGCCGGCTGCTGATCTGCGGTGACACCGGCGTCGGGCACGTGGCGACGGCCACCGGGACGCCGTCGGTGCTGCTGTTCGGCCCCACCCCGCCCGCGCACTGGGGCCCGCGCGGCGACGGGTGCCACGTCACGTTATGGGCCGGTGAGCGCGGCGACCCGCACGCGGGCGAACCGGACCCCGGGCTGCTACAGCTGTCGGCCGCACAGGTGCTCGACGCCGCCCGCGACGTGCTGGCCAGGCATCCATGA
- a CDS encoding UDP-glucose/GDP-mannose dehydrogenase family protein — protein MSGPVRVGVVGTGYVGLTTAVCLGGHRGVDTVAVDIDRAKVDRLCAGVAVLDEPGLAPLLAAGTRAGTLRFSTDFARLADRNVVFVCVPTPQGDDGASDLRAVDQALDRLKAVLQPGAVVALKSTVPVGTTRRAARRLRPARIGVVSSPEFLREGHAVADFVHPNRIVVGALTCHDAELVCAAYGDAGPVLRMSPESAELAKYASNAFLAVKLSYANSIASLCARLGADIGDVTACMGADDRIGASFLRPGPGWGGSCLPKDTAALVHTARSRNLVLGEVEAARTTNAAQPRRISDALLAALRDGLDGARITALGLTFKADTSDTRDSPALAVCAHLAAHGAVVCGYDPQLSAIDARALDRVGVIAVDDPYRAAKSADAIVLLTEWPEFGDLDWSQIADQAPGAVVADTRTMLDPAAVRSAGLGYLGSGCADGF, from the coding sequence ATGAGCGGACCGGTGCGTGTCGGCGTGGTCGGCACCGGCTACGTCGGGCTGACGACCGCGGTCTGCCTGGGCGGGCACCGCGGCGTGGACACCGTCGCCGTCGACATCGACCGGGCCAAGGTGGACCGCTTGTGCGCCGGCGTCGCGGTGCTCGACGAGCCCGGACTGGCGCCGCTGCTGGCCGCCGGCACGCGGGCCGGCACGCTGCGGTTCTCGACGGACTTCGCGAGGCTGGCCGACCGCAACGTGGTGTTCGTCTGTGTGCCGACACCGCAGGGCGACGACGGGGCCTCCGACCTGAGAGCGGTCGACCAGGCGCTGGACCGGCTGAAGGCGGTGCTGCAGCCGGGGGCGGTGGTCGCACTGAAATCCACCGTGCCGGTGGGCACCACGCGCCGGGCCGCGCGACGACTGAGGCCGGCGCGGATCGGGGTGGTGTCCAGCCCGGAGTTCCTCCGGGAAGGTCACGCGGTCGCCGACTTCGTGCACCCGAACCGCATCGTCGTCGGCGCCCTGACCTGTCATGACGCGGAGCTGGTATGCGCCGCGTACGGCGACGCCGGCCCGGTGCTGCGGATGAGCCCCGAGAGCGCGGAGCTGGCCAAGTATGCCAGCAACGCCTTCCTGGCGGTGAAACTCTCGTATGCGAACTCGATCGCGTCGCTGTGCGCACGGTTGGGCGCCGACATCGGGGATGTGACCGCGTGCATGGGCGCCGACGACAGGATCGGCGCGTCGTTCCTGCGGCCGGGGCCCGGATGGGGCGGCTCCTGCCTACCGAAAGACACTGCGGCGCTGGTGCATACGGCCCGATCGCGGAATCTGGTACTCGGCGAGGTGGAAGCGGCGCGGACTACCAACGCCGCGCAACCGCGGCGCATCAGCGACGCGCTGCTCGCAGCGCTGCGGGACGGTCTCGACGGCGCCCGGATCACCGCGCTCGGGCTCACCTTCAAGGCGGACACCAGCGACACCAGGGACTCCCCGGCGCTGGCGGTGTGCGCACATCTGGCGGCCCACGGTGCGGTGGTGTGCGGCTACGATCCGCAACTGTCAGCGATAGACGCCCGTGCGCTGGACCGGGTCGGGGTGATCGCCGTCGACGACCCGTACCGCGCCGCCAAGTCCGCGGACGCGATCGTGCTGCTCACCGAGTGGCCCGAGTTCGGCGACCTCGATTGGTCGCAGATCGCCGACCAGGCGCCGGGCGCGGTGGTCGCCGACACCCGCACGATGCTCGACCCCGCGGCGGTCAGGTCCGCCGGGCTCGGCTACCTCGGCAGCGGATGCGCCGACGGATTCTGA
- the phoU gene encoding phosphate signaling complex protein PhoU, with the protein MRDEFHQALEVLIEDLAEMCGRASALAQGASTALLEGDVAAAERVAFDLKRLTQLGNAVHERAYSMLALQAPVARDLRAVVAALYIAADADRMGGLASNVARTARRRHPESVVPADVHDLFAEMASTATELANLAQATVRSRDADLARKVCDSDVRMNDLHRELFARLMSPQWPHGPTVAADLVLLGRFYERFADHAVEIARRVHFQVTGTQLSGGGDEHGATRQNPSAHPLPR; encoded by the coding sequence ATGCGCGACGAATTCCATCAGGCCCTCGAGGTCCTGATCGAGGATCTGGCCGAGATGTGCGGCCGCGCCTCGGCGCTCGCACAGGGTGCCTCCACCGCACTGCTCGAAGGCGACGTCGCCGCCGCCGAGCGTGTCGCGTTCGACCTGAAACGGCTGACGCAGCTCGGTAACGCGGTCCACGAGCGCGCGTACAGCATGCTGGCCCTGCAGGCCCCGGTCGCGCGGGACCTGCGCGCCGTCGTCGCCGCGCTCTACATCGCCGCGGACGCCGACCGGATGGGCGGGCTGGCCTCCAACGTGGCGCGCACGGCGCGCCGCAGGCACCCGGAGTCCGTGGTGCCCGCCGACGTCCATGATCTTTTCGCCGAGATGGCTTCCACAGCAACGGAACTGGCGAATCTGGCGCAGGCGACCGTGCGGAGCCGGGACGCGGATCTGGCGCGCAAGGTCTGTGACAGCGACGTACGGATGAACGATCTGCACCGTGAGTTGTTCGCGCGGTTGATGAGCCCGCAGTGGCCGCACGGTCCGACCGTCGCGGCCGACCTGGTGCTACTCGGACGGTTCTACGAGCGCTTCGCCGACCACGCGGTCGAGATCGCCCGTCGTGTCCATTTCCAGGTCACCGGCACCCAACTCAGCGGCGGCGGGGACGAGCACGGCGCCACCCGTCAGAATCCGTCGGCGCATCCGCTGCCGAGGTAG
- a CDS encoding CheR family methyltransferase, with protein MNAQPDNDADETFEVLLRYIRDARGFDFTGYKRTSLIRRVRHRMDQAGFSSYEEYLDTLQASADEFAALFNTILINVTSFFRDPDAWDYVRDEVVPTLLAERGPADPIRVWSAGCASGQEAFTLAMILAEARVASYDARAVESVPVDLLKSHFDQVNGRYVFRKDLRRAVIFGRNDLVKDAPISRVDLLVCRNTLMYLNADTQRNMVSRLHFALAPRGVLFLGHAEMLLSHTDRFTPLNLRHRVFRRVPTAGDNGERHPAAMMFERHPDTTGLPTIRDLAFRASPVAQIVLAADDTVAMINQQAETTFGLSARDIGRVLRDLDVSYRPVELRAYLDQAKSERRSARIQDVQWQRPGSDSVWFEIHVNPLVDGDNALLGVSVVFFDVTSTRALVDKIVQTNRQLETAYEELQSTNEELETTNEELQSTNEELETMNEELQSTNDELHTINDTLRERSVELDESTAFVESLIGAIRLGLAVVDRQMRVVVWNRGCEELWGLRSDEAVGKALPTLDIGLPTEELKPLIGAVFVDGDLSEHTTVDAVNRRGRATRVRVLCTAFRSADNAVNGALLLMEAQGQAPAPGSA; from the coding sequence TTGAACGCACAGCCCGACAATGACGCGGACGAGACCTTCGAAGTCTTGTTGCGGTACATCCGCGACGCCCGGGGTTTCGATTTCACCGGTTACAAGCGCACCTCGCTGATTCGGCGGGTCCGGCACCGGATGGATCAGGCCGGGTTCAGCAGCTACGAGGAGTACCTGGACACGCTGCAGGCCAGCGCCGACGAGTTCGCGGCGCTGTTCAACACGATCTTGATCAACGTCACCAGCTTCTTCCGCGACCCCGACGCGTGGGACTACGTGCGCGACGAGGTGGTGCCCACACTGCTGGCCGAGCGAGGCCCCGCCGACCCGATCCGCGTATGGAGCGCCGGGTGCGCGTCGGGTCAGGAGGCCTTCACGCTGGCGATGATCCTCGCCGAGGCGCGTGTGGCCTCCTACGACGCCAGGGCCGTCGAATCGGTGCCGGTGGATCTTCTGAAAAGTCATTTCGACCAGGTCAACGGGCGGTACGTCTTCCGGAAAGACCTGCGGCGGGCCGTGATCTTCGGCCGCAACGACCTGGTCAAGGACGCACCCATCTCCCGCGTGGACCTGCTGGTGTGCCGCAACACCCTGATGTACCTGAACGCCGACACCCAGCGCAACATGGTGAGCCGGCTGCACTTCGCGCTCGCCCCGCGCGGGGTGCTGTTCCTCGGGCACGCCGAGATGCTGCTCAGCCACACCGACCGGTTCACACCGCTGAACCTGAGACACCGCGTCTTCCGGAGGGTGCCGACGGCCGGCGACAACGGCGAGCGTCACCCCGCCGCGATGATGTTCGAGCGTCACCCCGACACGACCGGGCTGCCCACAATCCGAGATCTCGCCTTCCGCGCCAGTCCGGTGGCGCAGATCGTCCTGGCCGCCGACGACACCGTGGCCATGATCAACCAGCAGGCAGAGACCACGTTCGGGCTGTCGGCCCGCGACATCGGCCGGGTGCTGCGCGACCTCGACGTCTCGTACCGCCCGGTCGAGCTGCGCGCCTACCTCGACCAGGCGAAGTCGGAACGTCGCTCGGCACGCATCCAGGACGTGCAGTGGCAGCGGCCCGGCAGCGATTCGGTCTGGTTCGAGATCCACGTCAACCCGCTGGTGGACGGCGACAACGCGCTGCTCGGCGTCTCGGTGGTGTTCTTCGACGTGACCTCGACCCGCGCGCTGGTGGACAAGATCGTGCAGACCAACCGGCAGCTGGAGACCGCCTACGAAGAACTTCAGTCGACCAACGAGGAACTCGAGACCACCAACGAGGAACTTCAGTCCACCAACGAAGAGCTCGAGACCATGAACGAGGAACTCCAGTCGACCAACGACGAGCTGCACACGATCAACGACACGTTGCGGGAGCGCAGCGTTGAGCTCGACGAGTCGACGGCTTTCGTCGAATCCCTGATCGGGGCCATCCGGCTCGGCCTCGCGGTGGTGGACCGGCAGATGCGGGTGGTGGTGTGGAACCGCGGGTGCGAGGAACTGTGGGGGCTGCGCTCCGATGAGGCCGTCGGAAAAGCGCTGCCCACCTTGGACATCGGGCTGCCCACCGAAGAGCTGAAACCACTCATCGGCGCGGTCTTCGTCGACGGTGACCTCAGCGAGCACACCACCGTGGATGCGGTGAACAGGCGCGGGCGGGCCACCCGGGTTCGGGTGCTGTGCACGGCGTTCCGCTCCGCCGACAATGCGGTCAACGGCGCGCTGCTGCTGATGGAGGCTCAGGGCCAGGCGCCGGCCCCAGGATCAGCCTGA
- a CDS encoding SigB/SigF/SigG family RNA polymerase sigma factor codes for MSSGDELDFAWIHAAFVRLRALPPDSADRGRLRDEIIRRCLPVADRIARRYDHRGETHDDLVQVARVGLVNSVNRFDPAAGPEFLSFAIPTMLGEVKRYFRDCGWAVNVPRRLKDLYPSLAPASAELTQRLGRSPNAAELAALLEVDRMEVAEALTAAAGFKTRSIDAASTSGEDSPSLADRLGDPDPALDLVDECDELRAQLASLPRREYRIVIMRFFESLTQTEIAERMGMSQMHVSRLLAQSLRRLRSAMGGADDAAIA; via the coding sequence ATGAGTTCCGGCGACGAGCTTGACTTCGCGTGGATCCACGCGGCGTTCGTCAGGCTGCGCGCGCTGCCCCCGGACTCGGCCGATCGCGGCAGGCTGCGCGACGAGATCATCCGCCGCTGCCTGCCCGTCGCCGACCGGATCGCACGCCGCTACGACCACCGCGGCGAGACCCACGACGACCTGGTGCAGGTGGCACGGGTGGGCCTGGTGAACTCGGTCAACCGGTTCGATCCGGCGGCCGGCCCAGAGTTCCTGTCGTTCGCGATCCCGACGATGCTGGGCGAGGTCAAACGCTATTTCCGGGACTGCGGTTGGGCGGTCAACGTGCCGCGGCGGCTCAAGGACCTCTATCCCTCGCTGGCGCCGGCGAGCGCCGAGCTGACTCAGCGCCTGGGCCGGTCCCCGAACGCGGCGGAACTGGCAGCCCTGTTGGAGGTCGACCGGATGGAGGTCGCCGAGGCGCTCACCGCCGCCGCGGGATTCAAGACCCGGTCGATCGACGCCGCGTCGACCTCCGGTGAGGACAGCCCGTCGCTCGCCGACCGACTCGGCGATCCCGATCCGGCCCTCGACCTCGTCGACGAATGCGACGAGCTGCGCGCGCAATTGGCGTCACTTCCGCGGCGGGAGTACCGGATCGTCATCATGCGGTTCTTCGAGTCGCTGACCCAGACCGAGATCGCCGAGCGGATGGGGATGTCGCAGATGCACGTGTCAAGGCTCCTGGCCCAGTCGCTGCGCCGCCTGCGCTCCGCAATGGGCGGTGCGGACGACGCAGCGATCGCCTGA